In Thiomonas arsenitoxydans, the genomic stretch AGGCCGCCGTGCTGCTGTGCGCCGACACCACCGTGGCGCTGGACGGCGTGATTTACGGCAAGCCGGAAAGCACTGACGACGCGGCGCGCATTCTTCGCACCCTCTCCGGCAAAACGCACCAGGTGCTCACCGCGGTCTGCGTGCAGCGCGGCGCGGCGCGGCATGCGGCACTGCAAACCTCGCAGGTGCGCTTCGCCGCCTTGAGCGAGCAGGACATCGCCGACTACATCGTCAGCGGCGAGCCTTTTGGCAAGGCCGGCGCCTATGCCCTGCAGGGGCGCGGCGCGGCCTTCGTCGAGCACCTCAGCGGCAGCGCCAGTGGCATCATCGGCCTGCCGCTGTTTGAAACGCTGCAGCTGCTGCGCGCAGCCGGTTGGTCTGCCCACCCGCACAGCCCCACACAACAAGAGACAACGCGCCCATGAATCCGACGCCCGAAGACATTCTCATCAACATCACCCCGCAGGAAACCCGGGTCGCCTTGGTGGCCCACGCCGCGGTGCAGGAACTGCACATCGAACGCAGCCTGGAACGCGGGCTGGTGGGCAATATCTATCTGGGCAAAGTGGCGCGGGTGCTGCCCGGCATGCAGTCCGCCTTCATCGATATCGGCCTGGAGCGCACGGCCTTTTTGCATGTGGCCGACCTATGGCAGCGCCAGGCCATTCCCGTGCCCACCGAGGCCGCCAGCGAAGCGGCGACAGCACCGCCCCTTCAGCCCATCGAAAAGCTGATCTACGAAGGCCAGACGCTGATGGTGCAGGTGCTCAAAGACCCGATCAACACCAAGGGCGCGCGCCTGACCACGCAGATCAGCCTGGCCGGACGCATGCTGGTGCATCTGCCGCAAGACAACCACATCGGCATTTCGCAAAAAATCGACGGCGCAGAGCTGCGCACCGCGTTGCGCGAACGCATGACCGCCCTGCTGGCGACGGATGCCGGCGATGCGCAAGGCTTCATCGTGCGCACCAATGCCGAAGACGCCAGCGACGCGGAGCTGGCCGAAGACATCGCCTACCTGCGCAAGACCTGGGCCGCCATTCAGCAGCGCGCCCACGTCACCAGCCCCAGCGCCCTGATCTACCAGGAACTCAGCCTGGCGCAGCGGGTGCTACGCGATCTGGTGAGCGACGCCACCCGCAGCGTGCAGATCGACTCGCGCGAAAACTTCGAGCTGCTTCAGAGCTTCGCCGCCGAATACATGCCCCGGGTCAGCGGCCGCCTGCAGCTCTACCGCGGCGAGCGCCCGCTGTTCGAGACGGCGAACGTGGACGAGGAAATCGAGCGCGCGCTGGGGCGGCGAGTCGACCTCAAATCCGGCGGCTACCTCATCATCGACCAGACCGAGGCGATGACCACCATCGACGTCAACACCGGCGGTTTCGTCGGCGCGCGCAACTTCGACGACACCATCTACCGCACCAATCTGGAGGCCACGCAAGCCATCGCCCGCCAACTGCGGCTGCGCAATCTGGGCGGCATCATCATCATCGACTTCATCGACATGCACAACGCCCAGCACCGCGCCGCCGTGCTCGACGAACTGCGTAAATCGCTGGCGCGCGACAAGGTGAAGGTCACCGTCAGCGGCTTCTCGCAACTCGGCCTGGTGGAACTCACCCGCAAACGCACCCGCGACTCGCTGGCGCACATGCTGCTGGAGCCCTGCCCCACCTGCGGCGGGCTGGGTCAAGTGAAAACCGCGCGCACCGTGTGCTATGAAATCCTGCGGGAAATTCTGCGCGAGGCCAAACAATTCAACCCGCGCGAGTTCCGCATCGTCGGCGCCGCCGACGTCATCGACCTGTTCCTCGAAGAAGAAAGCCAGCATCTGGCCTCGCTCTCCGACTTCATCGGCAAGCCCGTGTCGCTACAGGTCGAGCCCGCGTTTTCGCAGCAACAGTACGACATCGTGCTGACCTGACAGCCCCCGCCTGTTTCCCGCCAGTCCTCCCGAGTTCGACACCAACTGTCGTAAGTGCTTGATCTGTCTATGGCAGGTTGTTGAAATTGCCACTACAGCAGGGGCAGTTGGGTGTCTTGGGTGGGTTTTTTGATGTTGAGTGCGGCCAGGACATCGGCCTGGCGAGGTTGGATGGTGGAGATGCCGTGGATGGGGGCGCCGCTGTCGATGCGCACGGTGTGGCGCTGGATGCGGCGCAGGTCGGCCAGGGCGGTTTCTGGAGACAGTTCGCTGCTGGCGAGTTTGAGGCGCTGGCGCATGACGCGGTACAGGATCAGCGCGATGAAGCACAGGCTGGCGTGGGCCTTGATGCGCTCGGGCCGGCGGTGGAACACCGGGGCGATCTCGATCTCGGACTTGAGCACCTTGAAGCCACGCTCGATGTCGGCCAGCGACTTGTAGCGCCGCACCACCTCGGCCGGGCTCAGATCCTGGACATTGGTGACCAGCATCAGCTTGCCGTCCATGAGTTGCGCTCGCGCGAGTGCGGTTTCATCGATCGCATAGGTGAACAGATCGGACTGCAGGTCCACCTTGATGATGCGCGCCAGGCGGGCGTCGCTGACTTCGTGGAAGAAGCGGGCCTTGGCGCCGGAATCCGAGAGCTTGCGCCCGCGCTGGACTTTGCCTTCGTCCTGGGCGTCGAGCTTGCCGGCCAACTGATCGGCGCGTTGCTGCAAGGCATGGATGCGTGCAAGGCGCTCCTGGGTTTGCTCGGTCGCTCGCACGGGGCTGTGGACCACCACCAGGCGATGGCCTTGCCACTGCGCCTCTTCGACGATCTCCTGGTTGGCCTGGGCAGCACGCTCGCTCATGGGCTCGAGAAGATCGACAAACTCACCGTAGCGTCGCCCCGGCACCGCCAGGATGAACTCCAGCGGCCGATCTCCAGCCCCATGCAACTTGGACAACGCCTCGATGTTGTCAAGCGAAAGTAGCCCGCGGTCGGCCACCACCACCAGGCGCCTGATGTGCGGGTAGCGCGAGAGCACCTTCTTCAAGGTGGGCTCCAGGGTCGGCGCCTCGGCGGCGTTGCCGTCGAACACCTCGTGGAAGATCGGCATGCCGTCGGCTGTCTGCACCACGCCCAGCAGGAACTGCCGGGCGATCACGCCCTCCTTGGACAGGCCGAAGTGGCGTACATCACCGTCTTGCTGGCTGAGACCTTCGGCGCGGATGGTGGTCAGATCGTAAAAGACCACCGAGAGGTCTTCATCAATGAGCGGGCGCAGCAACTGGGCCACGCAGTCGTCGACGGCTTGCTGGTGGTCCATCAGGGCATCCATGCTGCGCAGCAAGTGCTGATGCGTCAGCTTGTCCACGTCGATGCCGGGCATGCTGACGGTCTGCAGCCAGCGCAGCACGCCCAGCTTGGAGTCTGGGTCGCACAGTCGGTTGAAGACCATCACACGGATCGCGTGCTCGACCGCAGTGGTGAACCGGGCGCGCCGGAAGATGGCGCCCAGGCCATGGAATCCGAGTTCGTGCCACAAGGCGTGCAGGGCCCAAACATCGCCCAACGTCAGCGCCGACTCGAAGCGCACCTGAGACGGATCACTGTCGCCCGAAGGCCGACCCTTGGCCCGCAGCAAGGCCCCCAGCAGGGCATCGAGCGGTCCGCCCTGTTCGTCCAGACGCCCGAGGGTTGCGATCGTGCGTTGCCGGGGTTGGCCATCCGCGTTGCGGAACGACTCCACCAGCCGAACGTAGCGGTGACCGCCCGAGGAGGAGATCTTGAGGAACATGCACCAAGTATAGCGCTGCGCACGCGCAGATGAACTACTTCACGGTAGTAAATTGGCACTACAAAGAAATCTGAAAACGCCCTTCTGAGCGCTTGCAAGTGATTGATTCATAGGACCCCGGCGATTGTTTGTGGCTGCGCAACGGCTTCGAACTGTCGAACTCAGGAGTCCTGAGCTGGTCGATACGGTTTGTCCAGCGCAATCAGCTTGACAGCACGACGGCAAAGCCAAGGACGCGCCAGGCCACTTGCAACAAATCCGTCTTACTGTAACAGCGGAGACTTCGCCGTCCTGCTGCGATTGGGCTGATCACGCCGTGTCAATTGGCTGCATTGCATGAATATTCTTTGCGAATTTTCTTGTAGGAATGCCGAGGAATCGTGCAACCCATTGAAATTCTTAAAATATAAGAAAATATTTATTATATTTTTTCACCATATATTTATTTTCTTATATTTAATGCCCCGAATTTGATACAAATTTAGTTCATATAAGTAACAAGAAAAATCCATTTGTTGAGAGTTGCAATCTCTATTTGAATCCGCCTTGCTGAAGTCCTTCAGTCCAGAGCCGAGCAGCACGCTATCGGGTTCAAAAATAGATCAAGGAGGAGATTGCATGAAAAGAAGCATCATGGCAGCTGTAGTCATAGGGGCATGCTGTCAAATGGCCCACGCTAAGGGGGGTGCCCAGCTCTACGGCGTCATCGACATGGGCATTGAAAGGCTGACCTATGACAACACCAGCCTGAACCGGCTCGGTTCCGGCGTGCAATCCACAGACCGGATCGGGATACGAGGACAGGAAAATTTAGGAGGGGGTTTGCAAACATTTTTTGATGTCGAAACCGGATTTTGTGGAAACGGCACCAATTCGTTTCCAGGTAGCCTCGTATACAAAGGGGATAACAGTGCCGTGGGATCGAGTGTTTGCTCGGGTGGGGGGTTCATGGGTCGCCTCAGCGTGCTGGGCTTAAAAAGCCGCTATGGCGTTTTTAAGGCCGGTCGCTTTTACAGTCTGAATTATGACAATCTCGTCAAGATCGATCCATTCATGACAGGGATGACTGGGGCTGTGAAAAACATCGACCCGGCAGGCTATAACTACGTTCGATTTTCGCAGGCTGTTGGATACCGGACTCCCGATTTTGGCGGGCTAACGGCCGCCATGCTCTACGCATTTGGTGGACAGCCCGGAAGCTTCTCAAAGGGACAGTCTTATGAACTGAACGTGGATTATGAATCCAAAAATTTTACTGCTGGAATTGATTACCTAAAAAATAACCATCCGTACAGCGCAGACAGCAAATTTAATCCTTATGTTGCACTGGCCTGGGAATTCGGTCCAGCTGCAACGCTCACCCAACAGGGCTCGTTCAATAATGAAGTCGTCCAGCTCTATGGTGGATATGATTTTTCCGTCGCCAAACTGACTGCACTTTACTCTGACGAAAAATACGGCGATGGTCTGCCCTATGCGGCAGGACATTTCGTACCGGATTTGAAAATATGGATGCTTGGCGCAACTATTCCCCTGCCGCGAGGGAAATTTCTGGCTTCAATTTCCAGGCGCAGTGACATGAACAAATCTGACACCACCGCAACGCAAGTGGCCATTGGTTATCTTTATCCGCTCTCCAAGAGGACGAACATCTATACATCGTATTCACGCATCCGCAACGATTCGGCAACAGATTTATATGTTGGCGATAACGGTTTCACCGCACAGGGAACCGTTGGCGGCGCGAGTGCCAGTGGTCTAACCATCGGCCTGCGTCATTTCTTCTGATGGCTCCAGCGCCATTACCCACTTTGTCCAAGGAAACATCATGAACATGTTCATCCGACGTGCGCTTGTTGGCGCAACGCTCACTACATTTGCATTCTTGCCCGGTCTGGCACACGCCGAGGATACGGTTCCGGCAATCGCCACGCAGTCGCACTACGGTGCGATCTTCCAGATCGACTCCGGTAGTCCAGGCGCTATCAAAAAGACCATCAACAATATAGAAAACCTGCTCCATGACCCCAGGCTCAAAGGCAAGGTCCAGGTCGAGTTGATCGCCAACGCCCAGGGATTCGCCGCCTACGTCAAGAACAATGGTTTTGAGAAAAAATTGCAAGTTCTGCAACAGCAGGGCGTGCTGTTAGCGCAATGTGCCAATACCTTGCGCGAGTTGCATGTGGATCGCAAGGATCTATATCCATTCATCACTGTGGTGCCGTCCGGTATGGGAGAAATCACCATTCGGGAAGCGCAAGGGTGGGCGTATATCCACCCCTCAGCACCGAAGCCTGGTCTATGATCGAGGCACATCAAAAAGATAGGGATGCACTGCGTCCCTGTCTTTTTGATTTCAGGCGCGTGAAACGCACCTCTTGCTTATTTCGGGCAAGTGGCCGTGCTGCCCGGCACTTTGCCGACCAGCAGCAGGAAAGAGGAGAACGGGTCCATGGCGCGCATCGCCACCATCTTCGGCCCCTGGAATTCGAGGCGGCCGAACATCATGGCTTTCATCGGGCCGTATTCGCCCTTGCCCATTTCTTCCCACTGCTTGGTGTTGGCGTGCATGAGAAAGTCGACGTCGAAGTTGGGCTTGAGGGTAGGCGCGCCGCCGGAGACGCACATGGCCTTGTCGTTTTGCAGTTGCAACTTGAGCTCAACCGCGGTGTCCTTGCCGCAATCGGTGCGGTACATCTCCACCAGCTTGTAGCCGCGGCCTTTGTCGTCGTGCATGAACTCGCCCTTGAGTCCGTTGGTCAGCTCGGGGGTGTTGTTCCAGGCGGTGCAGGCTTCGCTGGCCCATTGGGGCGACATCAGCACCGGGGTGTCGGCCCAGGCTGTGGCCGACACGCAGGACAGGGCCAGACCGGCGGCCAGACCGAAGGCTTGCAGCGAACGGCGGGGGTTGAACAGTGTTTTCATGGGGGGTTGTCTCCAAGAGGGTTTGAAACACTCGCGCAGGGGATGGTGATGGAGCCCTGCCGTGGCGCGACGACACGGCGACAGGCTGGATTTCAAGCGGGTGGGTCAGTCAGGCAACAGCTCCTGCGCGCGCTGAGCGAAGGCTTGTGCTTGTTTCTCATCGATGAACAAGCGGATGAATTTGACGCAGGCTTGCACGGCGGCAGCGCGGCCTTCCGGGGTGTCGGGATGTTGCTCGATTTTCTGCACCAGCCGCGAGGCCTGGGCGCCGAACTGTTCTTCGACGAGGGCGATGAGCAGGCCGTGGGGGGTCTGCTGCGGCGCGTCGGCGGCAAACAAGGAGACGGGCGCAACTGAGGGAAACGCGGCGGCGTTGCGCACCAGATAGCCCTCAACGAGCAAGCCGCGCAGCGCTAGAAGGCAGCGCTCGGGGTCGGCACCCGCTTTGAGCAACTCAGCCACCGGCCGATGGCCATCGGCCATGATGAGCAGATTGCGCTGCCCAGGCAGGAGATGGTGGGCACGGGTGACGAGTTCTTCACGACCCTTGGGCGTTTTTTCCAGTATCCAGTCGAGCGGCAATTCAGCAGACATCTCCTTCGGGCGCGGCTTGGGCGCCGCACCGGTCTCCTTGGTTTTGATCGCGCAACACGCTGCGCCACAGTCCAGGGAGTATGCCGATTTGGCGCCCGATTGACACCGGGATGAACCCGCAGAAAAAGGCCCGCACGCGGCGGGCCTAGATGAAACGTCTGCGGGATGCTCAGACTTTGGTGGTCTGCGGTAAGCCGGTGATGTAGCCCACGGCAGCGCCATAGCCGTTTTCGTAGTTCTTGTCGATCAGCGGCTCCAGAGTCTGGTACACCTTGGCGTGCAGGCCGGTGGTATTGGTCACGCCGTTGGCGGTGACGGTCTTGATCTCCCAGTCGCCGGGGTGCTGGAAGTTGCTCATCACATACATCCAGCCGTTCACGTTATCGACGCCCTGCAAGCCAGTGCTCTCGGCACCCGCCGGGGTGGAGAGGATGCGGCTGAGTTGCTTGGTATCGACGTTGTACGCCCAGAGAAAGTTGTTGACATGCATGCCGCTGTCTTCGCCGATGAACAGGGTGCGCAGCTTTTCCGAGAACTTGATGTTGTCGGGGTTGGCGATCTTGTTCGGATTGGCGAGATTGCCCAAGGCATCGGGCGTGGCCAGGTCTTCGCCCACCAGCGCGGCAGGCGCAGCCATGTCCACCGGCACCCACTCGCTGTTCATCGCGGCGCCGCTGGTGTCCACTTGCCCGGCCTTGAGGTTGAGGGCGTACACCGCACCGGCCTTCGGCCCGGCGACTTTGAAGCCGGGGATCGAGCCATCGACCATCGACGACTGGATATAGGACATGGCGGAGTAGGCGATCTTGTCTTTGGCGTTGACGGTCGTGCCTTCCATTTTGGTGAAGGCCATGGTGCCGCCCATGAGCCCGGCGTAGCGGTGGGTTTCGAGGAAGGCTGCCGCCTTTTCCTGCCCCGGAACGAGCTTGATCCAGTTTTTCTTGCCGCCCAGCCAGACCTGGGTGTAGGTGGGATCGACCGGGTCGGTGGTTTTGACGTCCATGATGCTGGGCGTGCCGCCGTTTTGCGCCGCGGCCTGCGCCAGCGCCAGCACTTCCGCGCTGGTGGCATGGCCGAGGTTCACCCATTTCAGCGTGAAGGTGCCGGTGCCCACACCCGGAGCGCTGGTCTGCGTTGCTTGAGCAACGTATAGCGTGCCAGCCGACAGGTCGGCGGCTTTATCGGCGATGAACAGGAACAGGCCGCCGTTGGTGGCGTCGTCGCCCATCAGCGCGGTGCGCTGGTCGGGCATGACCTGGATGAGTTCATGCGAAATGCGGCCCATGCAGTAATGTTTTTTCACCGTGCCGGTGCCGTCGGCGTTGACGGTAACTTCGGGCAGATGGCCGTAAAGATAAGGATTGGCCTTGACCGGATCGCTCACCGCGGCGGCGTCGCCGTACAGATTGGTGATGAAGGCCTGGAACTGGGTGTTCTTGGCGATGGAGGCGGCGTCGGGCTCGTATTCTTCGCTGGACAGATGGGTGCCCCAGGGCGACAAGCTGGCGCCGCAGGTGATCCACAGGCCATTGGCCGGTGCGGTGGGCACGTTGTAATACTTCACCAGACTGAGCTTGCCGGTGGCCGGATCTTGGTCGAGGGTGAGCACGGCGATGGGCGAAGGCAGTTTGCCGTAGGCCGAGACACCCGCCTGATCCAGGCTGGTGTATTCGAACTGCACCACGGCGAACACGGTATTGCCCTTCACACCGGCAACCTTGGCGCCCGGCACGCTGAGCAGCGTAGTGCCGTCGGGGGCGTCAGAGAAGAA encodes the following:
- a CDS encoding DsrE family protein — its product is MNMFIRRALVGATLTTFAFLPGLAHAEDTVPAIATQSHYGAIFQIDSGSPGAIKKTINNIENLLHDPRLKGKVQVELIANAQGFAAYVKNNGFEKKLQVLQQQGVLLAQCANTLRELHVDRKDLYPFITVVPSGMGEITIREAQGWAYIHPSAPKPGL
- a CDS encoding IS1634-like element ISThsp7 family transposase, with protein sequence MFLKISSSGGHRYVRLVESFRNADGQPRQRTIATLGRLDEQGGPLDALLGALLRAKGRPSGDSDPSQVRFESALTLGDVWALHALWHELGFHGLGAIFRRARFTTAVEHAIRVMVFNRLCDPDSKLGVLRWLQTVSMPGIDVDKLTHQHLLRSMDALMDHQQAVDDCVAQLLRPLIDEDLSVVFYDLTTIRAEGLSQQDGDVRHFGLSKEGVIARQFLLGVVQTADGMPIFHEVFDGNAAEAPTLEPTLKKVLSRYPHIRRLVVVADRGLLSLDNIEALSKLHGAGDRPLEFILAVPGRRYGEFVDLLEPMSERAAQANQEIVEEAQWQGHRLVVVHSPVRATEQTQERLARIHALQQRADQLAGKLDAQDEGKVQRGRKLSDSGAKARFFHEVSDARLARIIKVDLQSDLFTYAIDETALARAQLMDGKLMLVTNVQDLSPAEVVRRYKSLADIERGFKVLKSEIEIAPVFHRRPERIKAHASLCFIALILYRVMRQRLKLASSELSPETALADLRRIQRHTVRIDSGAPIHGISTIQPRQADVLAALNIKKPTQDTQLPLL
- a CDS encoding SCP2 sterol-binding domain-containing protein, with the protein product MKTLFNPRRSLQAFGLAAGLALSCVSATAWADTPVLMSPQWASEACTAWNNTPELTNGLKGEFMHDDKGRGYKLVEMYRTDCGKDTAVELKLQLQNDKAMCVSGGAPTLKPNFDVDFLMHANTKQWEEMGKGEYGPMKAMMFGRLEFQGPKMVAMRAMDPFSSFLLLVGKVPGSTATCPK
- the rng gene encoding ribonuclease G, with amino-acid sequence MNPTPEDILINITPQETRVALVAHAAVQELHIERSLERGLVGNIYLGKVARVLPGMQSAFIDIGLERTAFLHVADLWQRQAIPVPTEAASEAATAPPLQPIEKLIYEGQTLMVQVLKDPINTKGARLTTQISLAGRMLVHLPQDNHIGISQKIDGAELRTALRERMTALLATDAGDAQGFIVRTNAEDASDAELAEDIAYLRKTWAAIQQRAHVTSPSALIYQELSLAQRVLRDLVSDATRSVQIDSRENFELLQSFAAEYMPRVSGRLQLYRGERPLFETANVDEEIERALGRRVDLKSGGYLIIDQTEAMTTIDVNTGGFVGARNFDDTIYRTNLEATQAIARQLRLRNLGGIIIIDFIDMHNAQHRAAVLDELRKSLARDKVKVTVSGFSQLGLVELTRKRTRDSLAHMLLEPCPTCGGLGQVKTARTVCYEILREILREAKQFNPREFRIVGAADVIDLFLEEESQHLASLSDFIGKPVSLQVEPAFSQQQYDIVLT
- a CDS encoding PhoX family protein — its product is MSQSPANPSRRQALKLFGGAPLLPLGVGLGGSALLAACGGGSTAATAATATPTAAAFTAMAAPGIADPASMATTNVASALKVAYSDGSSQTYQLGYQPFFITGQQVPNGNGGTLIAGSYFDINGKPIMDNSVPASARQFFSDAPDGTTLLSVPGAKVAGVKGNTVFAVVQFEYTSLDQAGVSAYGKLPSPIAVLTLDQDPATGKLSLVKYYNVPTAPANGLWITCGASLSPWGTHLSSEEYEPDAASIAKNTQFQAFITNLYGDAAAVSDPVKANPYLYGHLPEVTVNADGTGTVKKHYCMGRISHELIQVMPDQRTALMGDDATNGGLFLFIADKAADLSAGTLYVAQATQTSAPGVGTGTFTLKWVNLGHATSAEVLALAQAAAQNGGTPSIMDVKTTDPVDPTYTQVWLGGKKNWIKLVPGQEKAAAFLETHRYAGLMGGTMAFTKMEGTTVNAKDKIAYSAMSYIQSSMVDGSIPGFKVAGPKAGAVYALNLKAGQVDTSGAAMNSEWVPVDMAAPAALVGEDLATPDALGNLANPNKIANPDNIKFSEKLRTLFIGEDSGMHVNNFLWAYNVDTKQLSRILSTPAGAESTGLQGVDNVNGWMYVMSNFQHPGDWEIKTVTANGVTNTTGLHAKVYQTLEPLIDKNYENGYGAAVGYITGLPQTTKV
- a CDS encoding Maf family protein, which encodes MQPNPNRTSAITVYLASASPRRQELLRQIGVPFALLAPLPDENSEALEAALPGEPPADYVQRVTRLKLEAARERLARCRPEVSPEAAVLLCADTTVALDGVIYGKPESTDDAARILRTLSGKTHQVLTAVCVQRGAARHAALQTSQVRFAALSEQDIADYIVSGEPFGKAGAYALQGRGAAFVEHLSGSASGIIGLPLFETLQLLRAAGWSAHPHSPTQQETTRP
- a CDS encoding porin, with the protein product MKRSIMAAVVIGACCQMAHAKGGAQLYGVIDMGIERLTYDNTSLNRLGSGVQSTDRIGIRGQENLGGGLQTFFDVETGFCGNGTNSFPGSLVYKGDNSAVGSSVCSGGGFMGRLSVLGLKSRYGVFKAGRFYSLNYDNLVKIDPFMTGMTGAVKNIDPAGYNYVRFSQAVGYRTPDFGGLTAAMLYAFGGQPGSFSKGQSYELNVDYESKNFTAGIDYLKNNHPYSADSKFNPYVALAWEFGPAATLTQQGSFNNEVVQLYGGYDFSVAKLTALYSDEKYGDGLPYAAGHFVPDLKIWMLGATIPLPRGKFLASISRRSDMNKSDTTATQVAIGYLYPLSKRTNIYTSYSRIRNDSATDLYVGDNGFTAQGTVGGASASGLTIGLRHFF